TAGCAcgtaatttcttaaaaaaatggaGTACAGATCGCCTCAGAGATGAATTTGGAACACTTTGAGAAGTCTTAAGAGCTTCCTATATCTACGACGGCATTCTGCAAACATACccataacataaaaataactatttcattATCTTTAGGCAAGAAGAACAGCTACCCATCAAGTATCCCGGAGCGCTTCCAGGAAGACCGGCTGACGTCAGAGCACCAAGTACTAAGGAACACCTTCATGGCATCGCCGTCCTGGCCCACTGGCGAACAACTCATTGTGAGTacatattaaaaacaatcaGGATAGGAATATGGAATGGGTCAAATTGAAGCAGTAGCAGCAAGATGAAGGAAGAAGGATTGGAGATGTTTCATCATGTCAGGATTTTCTAATAGCTAGATGATGTCTTGCAGCCATTACAGACAGACACGGCTTATAAGAAAGGgtcttactaaataactgtttctttaatattttccCTTTTTTTAAAGGAGGAAAGAACAGACTTCACTAAAAAATTACCTGATTCTAAGCTTCATGCAGTTATTCACAACGAGACAATTATTTCTTTCCCAGTATTCATGTGAAGCAGTGAAGTACGACCGCCGCGGCTACAAGCCCCGGGAGCGAGCCCTCCTCGCCTCGGACAAGGCGCTGTACGTGCTGGACGCCAGCAACCGCAAGACGTACAAGCTGAAGCACCGCCTGCCGCTCGACAAGCTGCGCGTCGTCGTCACCAACGAGAGCGACACGCTCGTGCTCATCAAGATACCGCAGGAACTTAAGAAGGACAAGGTACACACACAAACTCATCATCAAACGTAAACAGTGCAGTCgtatttcgaaaaatatttaagactcGTTTCATTCTTTAAAACTACGTAATTTAACTTTGTCTTGAACAGTGAAGCCATTAAAAATGGTTATTGCTTGACTTGCCTTAGTTATTCGCATTCTTGAGACCTGGAATATCTGTTTAATACAACTGAAAAGTCCTCGTCctatttgaatacaaaacaGAAAATATCTAATCGCAACGTCGGTCTTTTGTTTTACAGAAGACCGACATTTtgtagtaggtacataaatgGCCCCATTGAAACCTAAAAAGATCACATGTTACTTTGCTTTTATACTTACTCGTGTTTATGTTTATTCCAGGGTGACCTGATCATCTCCGTGTCGCACCTAATCGAGGCGCTGACCATCGTGACGGACTACTCCAAGAAACCGGAACTCATCGAGATCGTCGACACCAGAACGTAAGTTACTTAAACAACTCAATTTCTCTTCactttttctacaataaaaacaactgcACAAGGTTACCAACATTAAAATCTATTCTAACATGTTTAGTGATTTTCACTTTCGCTGTTAAAGACAGATGGGTCTACACATACTGTACCTATAGTTCTTCTCGCCTTACGACAGAATTTGTATTGCATTGGCACATAGTAATACTCCTGATCTTTCTTCACTTTCACGTCTTTTATTTCTTGTAGTTCATATTGTGTTGTTGTTCCAGTATCGCGCATAACCTGGTGAACGGCAAGCAAGGCGGCACCATCGAGGTGACGACGGGACAACAGCCCACCATCCACCGCGCCAAGAGTGGCAACCTGCTCGTTGTAAGTACAATAgtacatatttcttatttactgCCTTCATGGCTGATGTCTTGGGCCCCAAGTCTGCTCGAAAATTAGCTTTTAGAATTTTTATCGAAGAATTTGACTTCAACGTCTGGCCAGAGTACTGAGGGCATAGCTAAATATTGGCTaggatacaaaaaaaaatacattttcttatgtGCATaactataattgttttttttttgtttaccaGGTGGCGACACCCTGAGCTGACCAGTATTGAAACTAGTTAATTACACGAACAACGACATTTCCACAGTACGTACTATATCTTCTATTCCATACTTATTGCATAGtatttattctatattttatgttaacgaATAAATTTGAATATGTCTGCTATACAAATTGGAGACCAACATTTTAATATCTGAAATTGATAACATTATTGAAACCACatgtaaaaattgtatttgcCTGGTATCAACACTATAAAAGGTAATCTCTAATATTACCTCCCAAATTGCAGTTAACCTAAAACGAGTACCGTTTTTTTTAACTACcggcatatttttttgttaaactacCCACACACTTTGGATTGTTTCCTCTGTGTGTATTCGTTACATTTACAGCAGACATATTAGTTTTACTTTGTTGAactatttttgtgtaaaagtaCTTATTCTTACTGATTTCTATAATTTTGCTATAGTTAAGTACAACATGCATGCAAGAGAGTAGAAAATCATGAATTATCAATGAAGTCAaatcataaaaagtaatatttcaacatattattcatttattgtgTTTCACTTTTTATATTGAACTTTATTTACCATTTTGTACTTAACTATTTACCTAATTATtcagttttacatttttatacttatttttaatttaattattatcaatataatgttatacgagaattttatatattgtagTAATACAGACGTTTTATGTATTTGAtgtgatataattattatcttcatGAGATTTACGTACAAagtacttagtatttttttgtatgccATACGATTTAGGTATCGCAGGGAATGtgtcaattatttttgttttaagaaaaacattatatCGTACgactaaaagtatttttgtaaataaaaatgcgtATAAATTGAGCGGTTAACGAACCATTACGTAAAATTAGTCCCTAAACcaaagcttttattaaaaatgtcaaagtgaaattttcatagaattacgaaatttaaaattttagcatAATGTATCtaacaaaattatgatataattGACACATTTCAgttgtttatattaatgtataagCTGAATCAAAGGTGCCTAATATAAGGAGAATTTGATTAAGAATgttacaaatagttatttcattGAAGAGTtgataatattgtaaagtaattCGTCATAGATGGCTAACCTAGCATGTAATTTATAGACGGACTTGACCAATTACTTAATTGATAATAGATGAAAGTGAATAACAATAATGTCAAGGATTTTAAAATTGTCCTGTTATTCTATGACGAATGAATGTTAACGACTTCTTGTGATAcagaaaatatggtattttttagTATCAAgtgaaaaaaaactacttatcgCCATCACAAAAAGcgttgtattaaaatattttctgtcatCACAATAACTCGTATTGGCAATACTTACTGCCATATTTAGGTACAGGCAAGTGCCTTGTATATTATGTAAGCCAGTTCCTTTGCagtcattttaaataaacgtattttaataatcaaatcTTTTACTACCCTGcttcgtaaaataaaacaaaatttatatttcatcgtagtataattattttaaaaaacattaggtacatttttacaattattatcatAGATGTGATAACAACAATCCAGAGTTACAGTGACAGACAATCGTCGAGTTCGCTCGCTTCAGTCTTACAACACAAAAGATCATTGGAGAACTATACTTCAACTAAAACATTACATTATCGTCTTTATTACTCGATTTAAAACTTTGGAAGCTTGTTAGGCTTTTAACAAACCATATTTTTAGTTTGCGAAACCGTTTAAGTCAAAGAATTGGcaagtaaaatgaaaatatgaactCCAAATACACTAtcacacaatataaaaaaaattgagacgATTATCTCCGAAACTCCGGATTATTCCCACGATTAGACATCGCGTCTTACAACTAATATAATACAAGGGAACATAGTCTTTTAGCCAGCGACCTGCCACGATGTCCAATATACTGGTATTTGTATAAAAGAAAGCGAATAATCACAAAATTTCAATACATTTAGTATGCacagtaatattataacaagTTATATAGTCGCAACAACAAAACAGATAGatatagtttgtttattatatttctactcTGTAAAGTCCTACTAGAGGGGAAGTCCTGGTGatacaaatagtttatagttattttatatacatcACATTATTGGATACAGATCTATTCAAGGAAAATATCTCtctacatataaaatttaatacgcGTAAATACTATGATATTGAATATATTCTTTTAAGGCTGCTATAAGGCTAGTTTGTGATTATTCGCTCTCCCCAACAATGACCTACTATATCGCACATGAAATGCAATGGAAAGTATCAACGGTATCTATCTATATACAATTCAACTAATTCATGGAAGATAAAGTGCTGGAGAACGCACATCGTACACGCACCCTATTTACATAcgaacattaaaaaataactcaacCCCTAAGTTATAAGTTAATTTTTACATCCAATCATATATTTTGTGAAACAGACAACatgataatatatattagtatttttttaactagcGACGTCGCGGCGACGCTCGGAactcaaaaatatacatacacgGCTTATCTATCGTATAAATGCCAACTAGGTCGGGTCCGATATTATTGCTACATAGGacatactataatataatttaagaacTATATGAATAGTTGCGTACATCAATACATATGAGCATAATTTCCTTTTATACAGTAATTTGATGGGTGTTGAGAAAACTTTGGATTCTTGCCGAAAGACTTTACATGTACTGAAGATCAGTGCAAAATGCCACCTTGAATCATATCACTATGCCCAgtgccataaaaatatttctttttttccgTCACAACTATTCATATAATCCTAAACCCCCATAACATTAAGGACCCAACAGAAcctaacattaaatataaaagtacgCGAAACAACTTACAGAAACAACTCAATTCCGTTTTACACATAATCACAGTATTGCCGGACTAAATCACTTCTATATATCGTGTTCTCACTGCTGATTTATAAAAACCTTGTTGAATTTTATTGTGGTATATGTTTAAAAACAtggacatttatttaatttgatgtatttttacatgatattctactataataatatttgtaattgattGTCACAAGTCTTTCAATATAACTTGTTGATTTCGATATATATGTTTAACGAAATTATCAACTTGTATAAAACATCGCGCTATTCTACGGCAGTACGGTATGAATACTAGTGTttctatatttcaaatatttgtttcaaggCTCTCATGGTCTTATTTCATAGTGGAATTGGGTATAAATCTATTATGCTTTATTTTGCATTACGATTCGTTGGCAACACTTACGTTACATGTTGACTACTATTTTAACTAGCATCTACTGTCGGATGTAcgtttatatatataattatacatatttattgctctttgatattatatgtttgtcaagtaaataaagtagtttGTCAAGATATAAAAGAATGAATATTAGAGCAACTGGTGCCGAATATGTTCAACATAGCAATCAATGACAATTTAGTGTTACCAACTTTAAATATCAGTATTGTAAATAAGGATCAACACACTAAAACAAGTCGTTTCGCtaaaatgaatataaacaaaaccGTTCTTATTTGTCgataagaaattaaattatactaaatgacattatttacaaacatatgcTTAGGACGCCTGACACCTTGTCCCGTGGGTAACTACCGCTATGCGATACTTTGGTTACAACTATTTATCATAAATTTTGGTACGCGTTACGTTCAACGCAATAAATTAGATAGCTTTACAGGGTTCCGCACTTTCacataaacaaattcaatattccgcagtaaatttattaaaaatatgtccaCTAAGTCTAGTTCGGAGCATACGTCCGATCGCCCGTCCCTCGTCGGACGCACGTTGTCTTCCTTTGTACTAACGAATATTCGAAGTGCAGAAGCATAGCGTAGTGCTACAATTTCCCGAAGAACACAGCCTTCATCTTAGAAACTATCGGTAGATAAAAATTTGAAGCTAATTTTGAGACTAGGCACGTCGAACCGTCCCGCACGGAACCCGCACTCACCACTCGTCTTGCAAACACACCACAGACAACTAAATATTCTAAATCACACAGTCAATTGGTCTAGAGCATCTCTATCGTGTCTATGTTTATGTCTATTATGTAAGCACCGTTTTTTCCTCTTAGTGTAGTAATGTCTATACTATTTCACTTGTCCGACGGTCTCCTGCGCGGGCTCCGTGGGCTTGAAGCCCTCCGACTTGTAAGGCTCGCTCTTGAAGTCCTGGCCGTCATTCTTGGGCTGGTCCTTGTCGTCGAAGCCGTAGGGCTTGCCCTTGCCCTGCGCCTGGTCCTGCTCCCGCTGCTGGCGTCGCCGCTGCTTGGACCACAGCTCGTGGCAGTCCTGCCACGTGGGCAGCTCCGGCGCTGGCATTCTACAAGTGGCACCAAGGGTTAGTCATACATCCTACACCTCTACAACCAGATTTAGAAGTATTTACATATTACCTGAtaacagtaattaaattatgacTCTATGTCCTTTAGGTTAGAGTAAGGTACAATATACTTTCCTATTTGGCCTGAATACTAAAGCACAACCTATTATAGATCTCAGTGGTTAGAGAAAAACTGTGAGATATTTTATTCACTATATTactaaatcaattaaatataacgATAAACTTGATCGTCTTTTACAGTAAATGtatcaaaaaatgttaaaaaggTGTAAAATTGTCGAAAAAGTTGAATATCATACAGCTTGGCCTCGTTACTTGTCAGTAACATCAATATAGCTGGCTGCAAAAGATTTATTCAACTAATCAGATATACATTCCATTATTTAGGGAACATGCATAAATATATATCAATTAGGGAGGATACATTTGTGCTAAATCCTAGCAGACGTAAGCCTAGCTTGTGCAGGACAATGCTTCACGACAACAATGATATTCGGTTAAATCGGAGTCAACACAGAAGTCGTATCCTCCCTAATTCGCACTGACATTGAAGACAGCATGCAGTAACTACTGGGGACCTCTGACATCGACTACTTTGGTGTAATTATATCTTTATTGGAAAAGACgagaaaaatatgtacactATAAATAGAGTAGCGGTACTCACTGGTCGGGCACGACGTTCTTGAGCCAGGGGCTCTTGAGCGCGTCGTCGGCGGTGACGCGGCGCTCGGGGTCCAGCTCCAGCATGCGGTCCAGCAGCGTGAGCGCGGCGGGCGGCATGAAGGCGAACTGCTCGCGCACGCAGCGCTTGTGGTAGCGCTTGGGCTTCAGCGTGTGCCACAGCGGCAGGTTCACCACGTTGGGCCACACGCCCGGCACCGGCGTGCCGCACACGCGCGAGATCATCTCCAGCTGCATCATCTCCACGTTCGCCTGCAAACGTAGTTATGGTAATCACTATGTTATGTTTGCTAGACATTAtggtgataaaaaatatatctagatCTTGTAATAAAACGAACACATGGCATTAAACCTAGACGACAATCCAACTAGGCCACAAATACGTAAACTAGGGTAGAAATAGCCATTGCCAAAGTAACAATAACGACAAACAAATTAGAACTACTTATAATAAGCCTCTTCTTGATCAGTAATATATATCTTGTTATATCATACCTGGAAGAGTGGATGCTTCAAGAAAAGCTCTCCTAATATACAGCCCATGGACCAGACGTCAACAGCCGGTCCGTAGCGCTCCTCGCCGAGCAGCAGTTCAGGCGGGCGGTACCACAGCGTGATCACTTTGTTGGTGTAGGGCCGAGCGCGGTCCTCCGCCGACCACAGCCGAGCGAGACCGAAGTCACCCAGCTTTACCTCTCCCCTGAAAAATTGAATACAtatacgttattattttttttatgtttataaaaaattataaacacagAGTGAACAATGCTAgataaacaatttatagaatGGATTCTAGACATGAATGCCATGAGAATTGCaaactttgaatataaaatttggAACAAATAATGGATGTTCTTTTACCGagattaaagaaaaacatttgaaCATAACAAACCAATTCCAAAATAACCAGACCCCTTACTAAAACCAATAACTAACTTACAGAAACGAAATAAGCTGAAAAGTACCGGCCGATTTTTAACATCAGATAacataatcaataaataaatatcaaaaacatacAATACAACAGACTCACTTATTATTCATCAGTATATTGCTGCACTTGATGTCCCTATGCAGGAAGTTCTTGCGGTGGCAGTACGCGAGCCCGTCTAACAGTTGGCGCATGATGGACGCGTTGTGCGACTCCGTGAAGTCCACCATCTTGGACTCCAGCAGACCCATCAGGTCGTGGTCCATGTACTCGAACACTAAGTAGAATGAACCTTTGTCCTGGAATATTTAGAGAAACACTTGAAAATTGGTTATTAGGGTCTATTTTTAAGTCCTATGAATAAGCTGTTTGCAAGACTTTGTCAAGATTCTGTATAGCACTTTTTCTGAGATAGGAATAGTATACACAGTCAAGTAAACACAAGTTTAATATCACATTTCACTGCAATTTGCACAGTAGAGAGTAAACAATTCATCAAATACCTCTATGAAAACATAGGCTGCTGTACTCATGATAATGAGTTACAAAACGTTATTTGTGGCACAGAATTAGGGTAGCCTCCACTCAGAATGACAAAGTAGTTAAAGCTGGAGTTCTCCACAATGTCAAGTTACTGGTTTGGGTCAATATATACAACTAAAATTATAGCATAAATTCCACCTACCTTCCTAAAGTCCATGGCGTCTTGCTTATCAGTGACAATTTCTCTTAAATTAACGATATTCTTATGGTTAAGTTGTCGTAATATCTTGATCTCTCGCACGGCGGTGATCGGGAACCCTTCCTTCTCGTTCTCAAGCCGGACTTTCTTCAGAGCCACCAGTTGGCCTGTGTTCTTGTCGCGGGCCTTGTATACTTGACCGTAGGTACCTTCGCCTATTTGAGTTATCACCTGAAATGTAGGTTTATGAGTGAGTATGAGAATACGCAtactatttctaaaatatattagcTCGGTTGCCAAAGTTTTTACTAAGTTAACAAtgtaatgaatataaattaaattgatccCATAATGCTTCAATCAAGTCAAAGACATGTCTGAACAAACCAACTACAATTTCAACAGAATGAAGTTTACTTTAAGTTCTgtctatagaaaaatattagcaGATTTAAATATGGTGTTTACCTGGAATCCATCAACACACTTCTCGCCCCAGTCTTTGGCGTGGTGTGTGGGTGTCGCTACAGGTATCACTTTGGAACCTCGCCGCTTCAAGATACGCGGCCTTTTCAGCTTGGAACCAGCCTAGAAACGACACAATCGTGTTCAAAAGCAGTGTCAACACAACTGCATAAATAACAGAATTGGTATGTACTTTCACGCCACAGTGACACAAAACAGAAGCAAACACATCTTGAATTCCGACGTCAacaagtaaaacaatatttttcgagCTCAAAGAGAATTTTTGGATATCAAGATTCAAGATTgcagtataataaaatgattttgaaactGAATGTTGATTGTGTGACGTACATTGTGATCCCTGTTGGCGTTTCTAGTGAACACATGTGAGTATTGGTCGCGGCGCGAGGCGGGCGGCGGTGTGGAGCCGTCCAACTCGTCGCCTGACAACTCCTCCGAGCCTGGGATCACTGGAACATACAACACTTATCAGAACACTTATTACCAAAAAGTTGTCGAAGACCGCTTTCACgtcgataaaaaaaatatacaattttatatataaaactgTATGATTAATAGCATACAATGACTAATACTGGCCTTTTGTAagtagtattttgtttatttatttaacttataatGTTATAACTGTTACCAGGTGGCATGGGCAAGTTCATGATGCCAGACTTCTTCTTTTTGACAGGACTGGTCGGCGGCGTCGTCAGCGGACTCTCATTCGCAAACGGCTTGATATCGTCCACCTGAAGAATGACATAGTTTTGTTACACAAATCATAAACTATTAAACTGTCGGCTTAACACTAATCAAATACTGTAACGATGCAGAAAATATGttaacaaaaattaataataagctTTATTTCCAGAAATTAACATAAGACGCGAAACGCGACTCTGAATCTgaagtcatttttttttgtacaaaagatTAATATAGACAATTATATTAGAGTTACCTGTATATTGGGAGGCATGGGTAGTTTGGTAAGATTCTTGTGTTTAGGCGGCGCGGGCGGCTGGTTGTTGCTGTAGTACACGCTGTCCACCACCGACGTCTTgggcgggggcggcggcggcgggttgctgggcggcggcgccggcggAGGGGTCGTGGACGGGGGCTgcggacaaacaaacaaacgtttgaaattatttatcgtTGTCAACTAACAAAACgatatcaaataataatcaataggGTAACAGAATACAATCTTACAATTTCATCTAGCTTCGAATACATATTAATGGTTCCATTTACTTCATAATTAATACAGTTTTTGACCAGCTGCCGCAGGACAGCTTAtgctaattaataaaaaaaaagactcAGCACTGTCTCAAtttccactgctaggcaaggggaACTTCTTGGAATAAAAAAGGATATGGTTGGAAGATAAAtcaacttataatattaaatacctcAGGATCGTTATCATCAGGCGGCAGCGGAGGAGGTGGTGGGGGTGGCGGGGGAGCGGGGCGCGGCTCGGCGGCCTGTTCGAAGGCGCTGAAGTCGGGCGGCGGCTGCAGCGGCGCCGGGCTCCACACGCCCGGCATGGGGATGTCGCCCGTCGACACCTCGCCAGACTCCTTCGACGACTCGCCGTTCTCCTTAGCCGTCtgacacacatacatatttatatagttaacCTATACAACTTCCATCGTACGAGATACAACAAAAATCATATTATGGCTTACGTAGATCTACGATACGATCCGATGTTTGTGATGATTCATAATGACACAAAGATTAACTCGAAATGGAGGTTCGatcgatttaattattttatacaagttGCCTATGCTGAAGTCCAAAACTATCGCGcactaatatttgttaataCGGGGAATACTGATAATTTGTTAAGTTACCTGTATAAAGCTATCTCCCGTAGCGTTGGACAGTTCGTCTATAGTGAGTATCTCTGGGTTGTTGGCGGGCGTCGCGTTAGATGTCGCGCCCTGCGACTCCTCCTCCTTCTGGTTTAATATCTCTTGTAGCTTCTGTAATGTACAGAATATTAAATGGCAAGaccttatttttaaacatagttTAATGTTATTCTTCAGTTTACTCTACTTTACAATCGAAACTAAACTCAAActagaatatattttgaagaTAGACTTCAACTTAATTgagaaaatgcaaaattattttacatcaaaCTTCCCAAAGGATGAAATGAACTGTTAGAAATTTGTCATATTCACGAAAAATCTGAATGAAATTGGTGAAAGGCTACTAAATAGTACATGTCTCTTTTAGTCTATAGTGCAAAAAAATAGTGATAATGTTTACCTTAGCTCTTTTATGTTTGTCCTTGACTAGTTCAGCAAAGAGGCTAGTGTCACTGATCTTCTCCTTAAAGTCGATCTTGCGCTGCAGCACCGTCGGCGGGCTGGGTGACTCGTGCTTCACACTGttacaatacaacaatattatacattaCTGTCATAGACATAAGGTCGAATATTGATAGCTAAGCGGATGATGGTATGGAGTTAGAAAATAACTAGTCTAGAACTTAAAGAAACTTAATAAATAGGGAGTGAAAAACAATCAGAAGCGATACCAAAAGCGTAGCAGACCACCTTTGGCGCTTGCCGATTGGTACCGCTTCAAAGGGGTATGAGATTGAGAATAAAGCAAGATTGCCacactatttttaaaactattttataactcCTCCTTATTTCAAGcatgtattaataaaagtacTCATTAGGCTATATAATTTTTAAGGTAGAGTAGTGGCTATATACATAGGCATTTTTTAGGCAGAGTGAAGATTTTAGTACAAAGAagatatatgttttattaatacatgCTTTTAGAATGAATATGACCTTACCTCAATCCGTTTTGGACGTGTACATGTGACGAATGCGACGCATGTGACGCATGCGATGCATGTGACGTATGCGACGTATGCGTCCCATGTGACACGTGTGACGCATGTGACACGTGCGACTGTGCCTGTGTCTGGCCCTGGGCTTGAGTCGCTTGTGTTTTAGCGTTTTTGGCCTTGTGTCGACTTTTCCACAAATGACATTATGAGTGTTAGTAAGCATATTTACAGTGACTATGAGTTAAAGTTAGCGGTATTATAGACAATGCGATAGTACTTGTGGTTCGATGAACTTAACGTGtgttaaattttaactttattaaaactagCCAATATTTTACTGCGATAATGTAGTATGCAACTGATGACGCGAGTTAGTCAGTATAAACCAGTCGAAACgttaaaatgtgaataaaacatTTGTGTAGCCTTCAACGCTTGTTTCACCACTCATGGATAGACTATCTGTATAGTAAACAAGGAAAGCTATGTATAAAAGCTGTTAAACCATTTATCTAGCTAGTAGACGCAGCAGTGGTGAAACCGAGCTAAGTTATGAGTTCGTCAAGTCACAAGTTCGTCTATCGTCCTACATTATGATAGTGGTATAGGTAGTAGGTATAGATGTCTTACCGGTGTCGTTCCCGCGGCGGTTCAGGGTGTTTAGCGCGGTGTCGCGGCGGGGACGCCGTGGAGCCGCGCCGCCTGGACCGCGACAAGCTGCGACGACGCTTTAGAGAACTGCGACTGTGGGATCTGgaataataatgattatgttAGTGTGTATCGACACGTTTATCTGGAGTGTACATAAGGACAGGCTACTATGCATCGTAAATGCATGTTAACATGAGAAACTCGATAGATACTGGCATACATAGTAGAAGAAAGCTGCACAGACCTATACAGATCTGCTACTGCTGTTGGCACTAGAATTTAAGGGTTAGAA
This genomic stretch from Anticarsia gemmatalis isolate Benzon Research Colony breed Stoneville strain chromosome 13, ilAntGemm2 primary, whole genome shotgun sequence harbors:
- the Cdk12 gene encoding cyclin-dependent kinase 12 isoform X4; protein product: MERGYDKRHSKHHKEKHKKHGHKKHKSHSDNKTISVTTTSRRALEEYAMRDSSVGRKRRIDGYIEAEPEFDEHGRYKKKKEKRKKEKRKKKKKSKNRSRSASLESLSPDDNVPEEAPVRVPSPQRYHQVPVSEWEKASSPLRNGSCSPVSPTTPPLMRHELSPRHRPSLREPPPPMHHNPMPYSPHRDRSPLVVRLHQPWSQPDRSNDCTIVETTIKPRRRQKSTTPHTPVAPPYHDTVTIDSDNDQDYERTRREREYWLEQQHRVQSPIMVSDSPVHEPRSREYAERRRRCRSPHHRRRSRSRSRGKDTRHKDFKPAAHRSHSRSSLKRRRSLSRSRRRGSTASPPRHRAKHPEPPRERHRRHKAKNAKTQATQAQGQTQAQSHVSHASHVSHGTHTSHTSHASHASHASHSSHVHVQNGLSVKHESPSPPTVLQRKIDFKEKISDTSLFAELVKDKHKRAKKLQEILNQKEEESQGATSNATPANNPEILTIDELSNATGDSFIQTAKENGESSKESGEVSTGDIPMPGVWSPAPLQPPPDFSAFEQAAEPRPAPPPPPPPPPLPPDDNDPEPPSTTPPPAPPPSNPPPPPPPKTSVVDSVYYSNNQPPAPPKHKNLTKLPMPPNIQVDDIKPFANESPLTTPPTSPVKKKKSGIMNLPMPPVIPGSEELSGDELDGSTPPPASRRDQYSHVFTRNANRDHNAGSKLKRPRILKRRGSKVIPVATPTHHAKDWGEKCVDGFQVITQIGEGTYGQVYKARDKNTGQLVALKKVRLENEKEGFPITAVREIKILRQLNHKNIVNLREIVTDKQDAMDFRKDKGSFYLVFEYMDHDLMGLLESKMVDFTESHNASIMRQLLDGLAYCHRKNFLHRDIKCSNILMNNKGEVKLGDFGLARLWSAEDRARPYTNKVITLWYRPPELLLGEERYGPAVDVWSMGCILGELFLKHPLFQANVEMMQLEMISRVCGTPVPGVWPNVVNLPLWHTLKPKRYHKRCVREQFAFMPPAALTLLDRMLELDPERRVTADDALKSPWLKNVVPDQMPAPELPTWQDCHELWSKQRRRQQREQDQAQGKGKPYGFDDKDQPKNDGQDFKSEPYKSEGFKPTEPAQETVGQVK
- the Cdk12 gene encoding cyclin-dependent kinase 12 isoform X1 is translated as MERGYDKRHSKHHKEKHKKHGHKKHKSHSGSSHEQSYATVNSVKPLVEYSDVSSEALSAPEAGEIDSENSSISRHIADDLDRTRKSHSIRTFVDNKTISVTTTSRRALEEYAMRDSSVGRKRRIDGYIEAEPEFDEHGRYKKKKEKRKKEKRKKKKKSKNRSRSASLESLSPDDNVPEEAPVRVPSPQRYHQVPVSEWEKASSPLRNGSCSPVSPTTPPLMRHELSPRHRPSLREPPPPMHHNPMPYSPHRDRSPLVVRLHQPWSQPDRSNDCTIVETTIKPRRRQKSTTPHTPVAPPYHDTVTIDSDNDQDYERTRREREYWLEQQHRVQSPIMVSDSPVHEPRSREYAERRRRCRSPHHRRRSRSRSRGKDTRHKDFKPAAHRSHSRSSLKRRRSLSRSRRRGSTASPPRHRAKHPEPPRERHRRHKAKNAKTQATQAQGQTQAQSHVSHASHVSHGTHTSHTSHASHASHASHSSHVHVQNGLSVKHESPSPPTVLQRKIDFKEKISDTSLFAELVKDKHKRAKKLQEILNQKEEESQGATSNATPANNPEILTIDELSNATGDSFIQTAKENGESSKESGEVSTGDIPMPGVWSPAPLQPPPDFSAFEQAAEPRPAPPPPPPPPPLPPDDNDPEPPSTTPPPAPPPSNPPPPPPPKTSVVDSVYYSNNQPPAPPKHKNLTKLPMPPNIQVDDIKPFANESPLTTPPTSPVKKKKSGIMNLPMPPVIPGSEELSGDELDGSTPPPASRRDQYSHVFTRNANRDHNAGSKLKRPRILKRRGSKVIPVATPTHHAKDWGEKCVDGFQVITQIGEGTYGQVYKARDKNTGQLVALKKVRLENEKEGFPITAVREIKILRQLNHKNIVNLREIVTDKQDAMDFRKDKGSFYLVFEYMDHDLMGLLESKMVDFTESHNASIMRQLLDGLAYCHRKNFLHRDIKCSNILMNNKGEVKLGDFGLARLWSAEDRARPYTNKVITLWYRPPELLLGEERYGPAVDVWSMGCILGELFLKHPLFQANVEMMQLEMISRVCGTPVPGVWPNVVNLPLWHTLKPKRYHKRCVREQFAFMPPAALTLLDRMLELDPERRVTADDALKSPWLKNVVPDQMPAPELPTWQDCHELWSKQRRRQQREQDQAQGKGKPYGFDDKDQPKNDGQDFKSEPYKSEGFKPTEPAQETVGQVK